A region of Culicoides brevitarsis isolate CSIRO-B50_1 chromosome 1, AGI_CSIRO_Cbre_v1, whole genome shotgun sequence DNA encodes the following proteins:
- the LOC134832017 gene encoding uncharacterized protein LOC134832017 isoform X2 — MKLLHHKPLLITVVGLITVLCFNSALCDIFDKNENFEEFSDNFISSEDEIIENYDENVNHVNRHRHKSKQNHLHNRSTENFLLTDYLMDGEMERRISFNGLTAKETSLGNNSKSISLWQLSDGKAFLQVIFTSEHQLIDCEYVRQRDLVKHFLQKFYQEVSQSKAHNFSTSYLNNIPHRHHHPHLSDHEFRQFIDNGVLASELEDFASNGLTDEKFEDEAREYGLRNAVYKKLNDENDLPEELRRWMDVRALRVMCNKRHRQMKQLAAAINGDNESERTEAEEHLNRQKRALADWFLAPNTQWCGRGNRAEKYTHLGGNRADACCRKHDHCKFIIKGMTTKWNLFNYRPYTISHCSCDIRFRTCLKMADSADANMVGRVFFNVLQTKCFVLKPEKICKERSWWGQCTKKGMRKRAHIRDNRKF, encoded by the exons atgaaattacttCATCACAAACCGCTACTCATCACTGTTGTAGGATTAATTACCGTGTTATGCTTTAATAGTGCATTGTGTgatattttcgataaaaatgaaaatttcgaagaatttaGTGATAATTTTATAAGTAGTGAAGACgaaataatcgaaaattacGATGAAAACGTGAATCATGTGAATCGCCACAGACACAAATCCAAACAGAACCATTTGCACAACAGATCAACGGAAAATTTCCTGCTCACGGATTACTTGATGGATGGCGAGATGGAACGCAGGATCAGTTTCAATGGCTTGACAGCAAAAGAGACGAGTTTAGGAAATaatag taaatCAATCAGTTTATGGCAGTTATCGGATGGCAAGGCGTTTCTCCAAGTAATTTTCACATCGGAACATCAACTGATCGATTGCGAATACGTTCGTCAACGGGACTTGGTGAAacattttctccaaaaattctATCAAGAAGTGTCTCAATCGAAAGCGCACAATTTCTCGACTTCTTACTTGAACAACATTCCGCATCGCCATCATCATCCCCATCTCTCCGATCACGAATTCCGTCAATTTATCGATAACGGAGTTTTGGCATCAGAACTTGAGGATTTCGCAAGTAACGGCCTGACTGACGAGAAATTCGAGGACGAAGCGCGAGAATATGGCTTGAGAAATGccgtttataaaaaattaaatgacgaAAATGACTTACCTGAAGAACTCCGAAGATGGATGGATGTTCGTGCGTTACGAGTCATGTGCAACAAACGTCATCGACAAATGAAGCAACTTGCTGCGGCGATAAATGGCGACAACGAGAGTGAACGTACGGAGGCGGAAGAACATTTAAACCG GCAAAAACGAGCATTGGCAGATTGGTTTTTGGCTCCGAACACGCAATGGTGCGGCAGGGGGAATCGAGCCGAAAAATACACGCATTTGGGCGGGAATCGCGCCGATGCTTGTTGTCGGAAACACGATCactgtaaatttattataaaggGCATGACGACAAAAtggaatttattcaattatcgTCCCTACACGATAAGTCACTGCAGTTGCGATATCAG attcCGAACTTGTCTCAAAATGGCAGATTCCGCCGATGCAAATATGGTAGGCAGAGTTTTTTTCAATGTCCTGCAAACGAAATGCTTCGTCCTGAAACCCGAAAAAATCTGCAAAGAACGCTCTTGGTGGGGTCAATGCACGAAAAAGGGAATGCGGAAACGTGCTCACATCCGAgacaatagaaaattttaa
- the LOC134832017 gene encoding uncharacterized protein LOC134832017 isoform X1, whose protein sequence is MKLLHHKPLLITVVGLITVLCFNSALCDIFDKNENFEEFSDNFISSEDEIIENYDENVNHVNRHRHKSKQNHLHNRSTENFLLTDYLMDGEMERRISFNGLTAKETSLGNNSKSISLWQLSDGKAFLQVIFTSEHQLIDCEYVRQRDLVKHFLQKFYQEVSQSKAHNFSTSYLNNIPHRHHHPHLSDHEFRQFIDNGVLASELEDFASNGLTDEKFEDEAREYGLRNAVYKKLNDENDLPEELRRWMDVRALRVMCNKRHRQMKQLAAAINGDNESERTEAEEHLNRKKRDLSSMLRIPGTKWCGAGWSATKYAHLGGLSRADRCCRKHDTTCPYWILGFETKYGLFNWRVGTLMHCSCDERFRTCLKMADSADANMVGRVFFNVLQTKCFVLKPEKICKERSWWGQCTKKGMRKRAHIRDNRKF, encoded by the exons atgaaattacttCATCACAAACCGCTACTCATCACTGTTGTAGGATTAATTACCGTGTTATGCTTTAATAGTGCATTGTGTgatattttcgataaaaatgaaaatttcgaagaatttaGTGATAATTTTATAAGTAGTGAAGACgaaataatcgaaaattacGATGAAAACGTGAATCATGTGAATCGCCACAGACACAAATCCAAACAGAACCATTTGCACAACAGATCAACGGAAAATTTCCTGCTCACGGATTACTTGATGGATGGCGAGATGGAACGCAGGATCAGTTTCAATGGCTTGACAGCAAAAGAGACGAGTTTAGGAAATaatag taaatCAATCAGTTTATGGCAGTTATCGGATGGCAAGGCGTTTCTCCAAGTAATTTTCACATCGGAACATCAACTGATCGATTGCGAATACGTTCGTCAACGGGACTTGGTGAAacattttctccaaaaattctATCAAGAAGTGTCTCAATCGAAAGCGCACAATTTCTCGACTTCTTACTTGAACAACATTCCGCATCGCCATCATCATCCCCATCTCTCCGATCACGAATTCCGTCAATTTATCGATAACGGAGTTTTGGCATCAGAACTTGAGGATTTCGCAAGTAACGGCCTGACTGACGAGAAATTCGAGGACGAAGCGCGAGAATATGGCTTGAGAAATGccgtttataaaaaattaaatgacgaAAATGACTTACCTGAAGAACTCCGAAGATGGATGGATGTTCGTGCGTTACGAGTCATGTGCAACAAACGTCATCGACAAATGAAGCAACTTGCTGCGGCGATAAATGGCGACAACGAGAGTGAACGTACGGAGGCGGAAGAACATTTAAACCG caaaaaacgaGATTTATCGAGTATGTTACGCATTCCGGGCACAAAATGGTGCGGCGCTGGCTGGAGTGCGACAAAATATGCGCATTTAGGCGGCTTATCGAGAGCGGATCGGTGTTGCCGAAAGCACGACACAACGTGCCCTTACTGGATTTTGGGCTTCGAAACGAAATACGGACTGTTTAATTGGCGCGTGGGCACTCTCATGCACTGCAGTTGCGACGAAAG attcCGAACTTGTCTCAAAATGGCAGATTCCGCCGATGCAAATATGGTAGGCAGAGTTTTTTTCAATGTCCTGCAAACGAAATGCTTCGTCCTGAAACCCGAAAAAATCTGCAAAGAACGCTCTTGGTGGGGTCAATGCACGAAAAAGGGAATGCGGAAACGTGCTCACATCCGAgacaatagaaaattttaa
- the LOC134829231 gene encoding protein HID1, which translates to MGNTDTKLNFRKAIVQLTNKTKPIDASEDAFWQQFWNDHATTALDVFALVPPNEIRKLREDMPQNLATLLYKAVERLVRAVDNSCRTQQEQQCVLNCVRLLTRILPYIFEDDEWRGFFWSSLPSENEHDDSATPLAQSLLNAICDLLFCPDFTVVGSRRSGPDKAEELANIDSCEYIWEAGVGFANSPSRVGAMDERRTELLKLLLTCFSETMYRDPNASEEPNKWISHFTSAENRHALPLFTSLLNTVCAYDPVGLGVPYNHLLFTDTVEPLVEACIQIMIVCLDHDITQSSSPSNTSTYNVEDSLLGDNLFINYLSRIHRDEDFSFILKGIVRLLNNPLTQSYLPNSTKRLHCHQELLVFFWKICDYNKKFLYYVLKSSDVLDILVPILFHLNDSRADQSRVGLMHIGVFILLLLSGERNFGVRLNKPYTATVPMDIPVFTGSHADLLITVFHKIITTGHQRLQPLFDCLLTILVNVSPYLKTLSMVASVKLLHLLEAFSTPWFLFSAPSNHHLVFFLLEIFNNIIQYQFDGNSNLVYTIIRKRQIFHALANLPTDSYGISRCLSNRGGKAGGVHRPIQASNSTKAPTKEELDENSDVSEEETEGEDEPEEDAEEKSEARTPEPSMEGSTPAQAAEPGTLKATLMDTPALTQMTEKESAHPTGDQPLCDLGSPTKLPTQEANSEAETTNKENETKVEEQKEKPKTPVASPEKTQTLKRGVVNQRGSIRLTESNSRTSKLNIPPPATWHPTPEWVQAWQKKLPLQTIMRLLQVLVPQVEKICIDKGLTDESEILKFLQHGTLVGLLPVPHPILIRKYQANSGTTAWFRTYMWGVIYLRNVEPAIWYDTEVKLFEIQRV; encoded by the exons atgggAAATACTGACACAAAATTGAACTTTCGGAAGGCAATTGTGCAATTGACGAACAAGACAAAG CCCATCGATGCGAGCGAAGATGCCTTTTGGCAGCAGTTTTGGAATGATCATGCGACAACGGCATTAGATGTTTTTGCTCTCGTGCCTCCCAATGAAATCAGGAAGTTACGGGAGGACATGCCGCAGAACCTTGCCACGTTACTGTACAAAGCTGTCGAACGTCTTGTGCGTGCCGTGGATAATAGTTGTCGCACGCAGCAAGAGCAACAATGTGTCTTGAATTGCGTGCGACTTTTGACACGGATTTTGCCTTATATCTTCGAAGACGACGAATGGCGTGGATTTTTTTGGTCATCGCTCCCCTCCGAGAACGAACACGATGACTCAGCAACGCCATTAGCGCAAAGTTTACTGAATGCCATTTGCGACTTGTTATTTTGCCCGGATTTTACGGTCGTTGGATCGCGTCGCAGTGGTCCCGATAAGGCGGAGGAGCTTGCCAACATCGACAGTTGCGAATATATTTGGGAAGCGGGTGTGGGTTTCGCTAATTCGCCGTCGCGTGTGGGCGCCATGGATGAACGACGAACCGAATTGCTGAAATTACTTCTAACTTGCTTCAGTGAGACGATGTATCGCGATCCAAATGCTTCGGAAGAACCAAATAAGTGGATTTCGCACTTTACATCGGCCGAAAATCGACATGCTTTGCCGCTTTTTACGTCGTTGCTGAACACCGTTTGTGCTTACGATCCCGTCGGATTGGGAGTCCCTTACAATCATCTACTTTTCACCGATACAGTTGAACCTCTGGTCGAAGCATGCATTCAAATTATGATCGTTTGCTTGGATCACGATATCACACAAAGCTCAAGTCCCTCAAACACCTCAACTTACAACGTCGAAGACTCCCTTTTGGGCGACAATTTGTTCATCAACTACCTTTCTCGCATCCATCGAGATGAGGATTTTTCCTTTATCCTCAAAGGCATCGTGCGATTGTTGAATAATCCGTTGACACAAAGTTATTTGCCCAATTCGACGAAACGCTTGCATTGTCATCAGGAGTTGTTGGTGttcttttggaaaatttgcgATTACAACAAGAAATTTCTCTATTACGTGCTGAAAAGTAGCGACGTTTTGGATATCCTGGTCCCGATTTTATTTCATCTGAATGACTCGCGAGCAGATCAAAGTCGCGTTGGACTGATGCACATTGGAGTTTTTATTCTGTTACTTCTTTCGGGCGAGAGAAATTTCGGCGTGAGACTTAATAAGCCGTATACAGCAACAGTTCCCATGGATATTCCTGTCTTTACAGGATCTCATGCGGATTTATTGATTACTGTTTTTCATAAGATTATTACGACGGGACATCAGCGATTGCAGCCCTTGTTTGATTGTCTCTTGACTATTCTCGTTAAtg tgTCTCCATATTTAAAAACCCTCTCGATGGTCGCAAGCGTAAAACTTTTGCACTTACTCGAAGCATTCAGCACTCCATGGTTTTTGTTTTCGGCTCCGTCAAATCATCATCTCGTCTTTTTCCTCTTGGAGATCTTCAATAACATCATTCAGTACCAATTTGACGGCAACTCGAATCTAGTCTACACAATCATCCGAAAGCGACAAATCTTTCATGCCCTCGCAAATTTACCGACAGACAGTTACGGCATTTCGCGCTGTTTGAGCAATCGCGGCGGCAAAGCAGGAGGAGTTCATCGACCCATTCAAGCGTCGAATTCAACGAAAGCGCCAACCAAAGAAGAGCTCGACGAGAATTCTGACGTTTCGGAGGAGGAAACAGAAGGCGAAGACGAACCGGAAGAAGATGCAGAGGAAAAAAGTGAAGCTCGAACGCCCGAACCATCGATGGAAGGAAGTACTCCGGCACAAGCTGCTGAACCGGGAACACTGAAAGCAACGTTGATGGATACGCCGGCACTCACGCAAATGACTGAAAAAGAATCGGCGCATCCGACAGGCGATCAACCGTTGTGCGATTTGGGATCTCCGACGAAATTACCGACGCAAGAAGCGAATTCTGAAGCTGAAACGACgaacaaagaaaatgaaacaaaagtcGAAGAACAAAAAGAGAAACCAAAAACT cccGTTGCAAGTCCCGAAAAAACTCAAACCTTGAAACGAGGCGTCGTCAATCAACGAGGCAGTATTAGACTCACCGAAAGTAATTCCCGTACGTCAAAACTGAACATTCCTCCGCCAGCTACATGGCATCCAACGCCCGAATGGGTTCAAGCATGGCAGAAAAAGTTACCGTTACAGACGATCATGAGACTTTTGCAAGTTTTGGTACctcaagttgaaaaaatttgcattgacaa GGGCTTAACAGACGAGTCTGAAATCCTGAAATTCCTTCAACATGGCACTTTAGTCGGCTTACTGCCTGTTCCTCATCcgattttgataagaaaatatcAAGCGAATAGCGGAACAACGGCTTGGTTTCGAACTTATATGTGGGGCGTCATTTAtttgag gaatgTTGAGCCCGCAATTTGGTACGACACAGAAGTGAAATTGTTCGAAATTCAACGTGTATAA
- the LOC134832017 gene encoding uncharacterized protein LOC134832017 isoform X3, translating to MKLLHHKPLLITVVGLITVLCFNSALCDIFDKNENFEEFSDNFISSEDEIIENYDENVNHVNRHRHKSKQNHLHNRSTENFLLTDYLMDGEMERRISFNGLTAKETSLGNNSKSISLWQLSDGKAFLQVIFTSEHQLIDCEYVRQRDLVKHFLQKFYQEVSQSKAHNFSTSYLNNIPHRHHHPHLSDHEFRQFIDNGVLASELEDFASNGLTDEKFEDEAREYGLRNAVYKKLNDENDLPEELRRWMDVRALRVMCNKRHRQMKQLAAAINGDNESERTEAEEHLNRQKRALADWFLAPNTQWCGRGNRAEKYTHLGGNRADACCRKHDHCKFIIKGMTTKWNLFNYRPYTISHCSCDISKKRDLSSMLRIPGTKWCGAGWSATKYAHLGGLSRADRCCRKHDTTCPYWILGFETKYGLFNWRVGTLMHCSCDERFRTCLKMADSADANMVGRVFFNVLQTKCFVLKPEKICKERSWWGQCTKKGMRKRAHIRDNRKF from the exons atgaaattacttCATCACAAACCGCTACTCATCACTGTTGTAGGATTAATTACCGTGTTATGCTTTAATAGTGCATTGTGTgatattttcgataaaaatgaaaatttcgaagaatttaGTGATAATTTTATAAGTAGTGAAGACgaaataatcgaaaattacGATGAAAACGTGAATCATGTGAATCGCCACAGACACAAATCCAAACAGAACCATTTGCACAACAGATCAACGGAAAATTTCCTGCTCACGGATTACTTGATGGATGGCGAGATGGAACGCAGGATCAGTTTCAATGGCTTGACAGCAAAAGAGACGAGTTTAGGAAATaatag taaatCAATCAGTTTATGGCAGTTATCGGATGGCAAGGCGTTTCTCCAAGTAATTTTCACATCGGAACATCAACTGATCGATTGCGAATACGTTCGTCAACGGGACTTGGTGAAacattttctccaaaaattctATCAAGAAGTGTCTCAATCGAAAGCGCACAATTTCTCGACTTCTTACTTGAACAACATTCCGCATCGCCATCATCATCCCCATCTCTCCGATCACGAATTCCGTCAATTTATCGATAACGGAGTTTTGGCATCAGAACTTGAGGATTTCGCAAGTAACGGCCTGACTGACGAGAAATTCGAGGACGAAGCGCGAGAATATGGCTTGAGAAATGccgtttataaaaaattaaatgacgaAAATGACTTACCTGAAGAACTCCGAAGATGGATGGATGTTCGTGCGTTACGAGTCATGTGCAACAAACGTCATCGACAAATGAAGCAACTTGCTGCGGCGATAAATGGCGACAACGAGAGTGAACGTACGGAGGCGGAAGAACATTTAAACCG GCAAAAACGAGCATTGGCAGATTGGTTTTTGGCTCCGAACACGCAATGGTGCGGCAGGGGGAATCGAGCCGAAAAATACACGCATTTGGGCGGGAATCGCGCCGATGCTTGTTGTCGGAAACACGATCactgtaaatttattataaaggGCATGACGACAAAAtggaatttattcaattatcgTCCCTACACGATAAGTCACTGCAGTTGCGATATCAG caaaaaacgaGATTTATCGAGTATGTTACGCATTCCGGGCACAAAATGGTGCGGCGCTGGCTGGAGTGCGACAAAATATGCGCATTTAGGCGGCTTATCGAGAGCGGATCGGTGTTGCCGAAAGCACGACACAACGTGCCCTTACTGGATTTTGGGCTTCGAAACGAAATACGGACTGTTTAATTGGCGCGTGGGCACTCTCATGCACTGCAGTTGCGACGAAAG attcCGAACTTGTCTCAAAATGGCAGATTCCGCCGATGCAAATATGGTAGGCAGAGTTTTTTTCAATGTCCTGCAAACGAAATGCTTCGTCCTGAAACCCGAAAAAATCTGCAAAGAACGCTCTTGGTGGGGTCAATGCACGAAAAAGGGAATGCGGAAACGTGCTCACATCCGAgacaatagaaaattttaa